From Azospirillum brasilense, one genomic window encodes:
- the metB gene encoding cystathionine gamma-synthase, which produces MDNEKSPQTIAAANGIGSDAQYGAVTPPIHLSTTYRFPGFEKPGPYDYSRTANPTRDLLADTLAQLEGGAGAVVTATGMAAVSLLLATLDPGDLIVAPHDCYGGTHRLLSMRAAKGHFDVAFVDLNEAAGFAEALRRGPALILIETPSNPLMRITDIAKLAEQGKAAGARIAVDNTFLSPALQQPLALGADFVIHSTTKYLNGHSDVVGGAVIAAHTQDLNHLKEWANAMGLTGSPFDAYLTLRGLRTLFPRLEYQQRTAFAVADFLDRHPCVETVHYPGLPSHPGHAIAERQQRGFGAMLSFNIKGGADGARRFVEAVKVFTLAESLGGIESLVAHPATMTHASMEIEARRAAGIDDSLLRLSIGLEGERDLLMDLDQALSSTLLNHAGKQTA; this is translated from the coding sequence ATGGACAATGAAAAATCCCCGCAGACGATCGCCGCCGCCAACGGCATCGGGAGCGACGCGCAGTACGGCGCGGTGACGCCGCCGATCCACCTGTCGACCACCTACCGGTTTCCCGGCTTTGAGAAGCCCGGACCATACGACTATTCGCGAACGGCCAACCCGACGCGCGATCTGCTCGCCGATACCCTCGCCCAATTGGAGGGCGGGGCCGGTGCGGTGGTCACGGCCACCGGCATGGCCGCCGTCAGCCTGCTGCTGGCGACGCTTGACCCTGGCGACCTGATAGTCGCTCCTCACGATTGCTACGGCGGAACCCATCGCCTGCTTTCGATGCGAGCGGCGAAGGGGCATTTCGACGTGGCGTTCGTCGATCTGAACGAGGCGGCAGGTTTCGCCGAGGCTCTTCGACGCGGCCCGGCCCTTATTCTGATCGAAACACCGAGCAATCCGCTGATGCGCATCACTGACATCGCCAAACTGGCCGAACAGGGCAAGGCGGCGGGAGCCAGGATCGCCGTCGACAACACCTTCCTTTCGCCCGCGCTCCAGCAACCCCTGGCGCTCGGGGCCGACTTCGTCATCCATTCAACGACCAAGTACCTCAACGGCCATTCCGACGTCGTGGGGGGAGCTGTCATCGCCGCGCACACGCAGGATCTGAACCACCTCAAGGAATGGGCGAACGCGATGGGCCTCACAGGGTCGCCCTTCGACGCGTACCTGACGTTGCGTGGCTTGAGAACGCTGTTCCCACGGCTGGAGTACCAGCAGCGCACCGCCTTTGCGGTGGCCGATTTTCTCGATCGTCATCCGTGCGTGGAGACCGTGCATTATCCAGGCCTGCCGTCTCACCCTGGCCACGCCATCGCGGAGCGCCAGCAGCGTGGTTTCGGCGCCATGCTGAGCTTCAACATCAAAGGCGGAGCGGACGGCGCACGCCGTTTCGTGGAGGCGGTGAAGGTGTTCACGCTCGCCGAGTCACTTGGCGGCATCGAAAGCCTCGTTGCCCACCCGGCGACGATGACGCACGCGAGCATGGAGATCGAGGCGCGGCGAGCGGCGGGCATTGACGACAGCCTGTTGCGCTTGTCCATCGGATTGGAAGGGGAACGAGACTTGCTCATGGATTTGGACCAAGCCCTGAGCTCGACTTTGCTCAATCACGCCGGAAAGCAAACGGCCTGA
- the cobN gene encoding cobaltochelatase subunit CobN translates to MTRLIHLLLALCLLGAGTASAGAAEDGQPRPLVRIVTNGFVLPGKLDRIARFADEAGVALDSVRADTAPGEPAAWLAGADLVILDTPRPGDLAMVRQRLGTALSDTGVPWVQVGGGPPALDRVAPEHARRLIAYYANGGEANLRRMAAYIRAWRTGGEVGAVAPAETLPKSGVYHPAAPAPFARTGDYLAWGAARWPADAPRVAFAIHASSLSSMQTQVIDALVAGTEARGLVPMVIWFDAADPQALRSLLEPASSEQAGAAVLVNLHHMQNGPARRAEFEALGIPVLQTLGHRDGGPEAWRSNPGGIAAHLVAPFLAAPEGWGMSDPLVIEAVENGEPVPIPEQVAALLDKAAALAALRHTANADKRLAVMVWNYPPGEKNLSASNLNVPRSLERLTGALATAGYDVPPTAEVRLIEAGQAMLGGLYRPETLDRLLADGLAEGFPVSRYAAWFAGLPEAVRHSVTERWGQPEDHWAVRTIDGEARFVIPRLPLGKLTLLPQPPRAGKPGHAHHDVKVPPDHYYLATYLFLRDAVEAHALIHFGTHGTQEWTPGKDRGLWAQDFPLLAVGLLPVFYPYIQDNIGEAIQARRRGRAVTVSHQTPAFAPAGLYDELRDLHALVHEYGQLDDGATRDRTVERIRAAAIAAGIAGDLEWDEGRMDADFPGLLAVLHDHLHELARHAMPLGLHGFGDPAAPEHRLATVMQQLGEPFYRSLGLDPQEVFAGDFTALKETEPYRLLHRHLRDGVPLDGIADPELRGLLERAAALDRHLADPQELEALLTGLSGGFVRAGPGGDPVRNPDVPSGRNIAAFEPDKIPTRAAYEAGADALAKLIDSYRAEHDGAAPEKIAVSLWSSEAMRHLGVLESQVLHALGLRPVWDGGGRVTALEIVPAAELGRPRIDVVLQVTSVYRDQFDGFMRLLAGAIDRLARLDEPDNAVARHSAETARSLIGLGVAPERAQNLAGLRLFGNEPGDYGSGLPDAVLDSTHWNHDTALADAFLDRLQYAYGAREWGLRLPPDAGNLLAENLRGVQAAVLARSSRLHGVLSTDHPFEYLGGLALAVRRLDGESPSLYIADLRESQARVTGAARFLADELRVRYLNPHWIGAMQAEGYAGTTEIVKTVNNLWGWQVTAPETVRADQWQAVHDTYIRDRRNLGLDGWFEKHNPTAQAQVIERMAEAIRKGYWDADEQTRRDLAERWQALVRDHGVSTGASATTAFMEAMAAGYAPAPEPSVPTPPAEAAASEAVSETVQGQVMTPVRADGGNDPAAWRVWAGMAFLFLFVLGGAARQAGVNRRLPSSRTLT, encoded by the coding sequence ATGACACGCCTCATCCATCTGCTGCTGGCGCTCTGCCTGCTCGGCGCCGGAACAGCGTCGGCGGGCGCAGCCGAAGACGGGCAGCCGCGTCCGCTGGTGCGGATCGTCACCAACGGCTTCGTCCTGCCCGGCAAGCTCGACCGCATCGCCCGTTTCGCCGACGAGGCCGGGGTGGCGCTGGACAGCGTCCGCGCCGACACCGCGCCCGGCGAACCGGCGGCGTGGCTCGCCGGGGCCGATCTGGTCATCCTCGACACGCCGCGTCCGGGCGATCTCGCCATGGTGCGGCAGCGGCTGGGCACCGCGCTGTCCGACACGGGCGTGCCCTGGGTTCAGGTCGGCGGCGGCCCGCCTGCCTTAGATCGCGTGGCGCCGGAACACGCGCGGCGGCTGATCGCCTACTACGCCAACGGCGGGGAGGCGAACCTGCGCCGGATGGCCGCCTACATCCGGGCGTGGCGCACGGGCGGGGAGGTCGGCGCCGTGGCTCCGGCGGAGACGCTGCCGAAGAGCGGCGTCTACCATCCGGCCGCTCCCGCCCCATTCGCGCGGACCGGGGATTATCTGGCCTGGGGCGCCGCCCGCTGGCCCGCCGATGCGCCGCGCGTCGCCTTCGCCATCCACGCGAGCAGCCTGTCGTCCATGCAGACGCAGGTGATCGACGCGCTGGTGGCGGGAACCGAGGCGCGCGGGCTGGTGCCGATGGTCATTTGGTTCGACGCCGCCGACCCGCAGGCTCTGCGCAGCCTGCTGGAGCCCGCCTCATCGGAGCAAGCCGGGGCGGCGGTGCTGGTCAACCTGCACCACATGCAGAACGGCCCCGCCCGCCGTGCCGAGTTCGAAGCGCTCGGCATTCCGGTCCTGCAAACGCTCGGGCACCGCGACGGCGGACCGGAGGCGTGGCGGAGCAATCCCGGAGGCATCGCCGCCCATCTGGTGGCGCCCTTCCTGGCGGCGCCGGAAGGCTGGGGGATGAGCGATCCGCTGGTGATCGAGGCGGTGGAGAACGGCGAGCCGGTGCCCATTCCGGAACAGGTGGCGGCCCTGCTCGACAAGGCGGCGGCGCTGGCCGCGTTGCGCCACACCGCCAACGCCGACAAACGGCTGGCGGTCATGGTGTGGAACTACCCGCCCGGTGAAAAGAACCTGTCGGCCTCCAACCTCAACGTTCCGCGCAGCCTGGAGCGGCTGACCGGCGCGCTCGCCACCGCCGGCTACGACGTGCCGCCGACCGCCGAGGTCCGGCTGATCGAGGCGGGGCAGGCGATGCTTGGCGGCCTCTACCGGCCGGAGACGCTCGACCGGCTGCTGGCCGACGGGTTGGCGGAGGGCTTTCCGGTCTCCCGCTACGCCGCGTGGTTCGCGGGCTTGCCCGAAGCGGTTCGCCACAGCGTCACGGAGCGATGGGGGCAGCCGGAGGATCATTGGGCGGTGCGCACCATCGACGGCGAGGCGCGCTTCGTCATCCCGCGCCTGCCTCTGGGCAAACTGACGCTGCTGCCTCAGCCGCCGCGCGCCGGGAAACCCGGCCACGCCCATCACGACGTCAAGGTGCCGCCGGACCATTACTATCTCGCCACCTATCTCTTCCTGCGGGACGCGGTGGAAGCCCACGCGCTGATCCATTTCGGCACCCACGGCACCCAGGAATGGACTCCGGGCAAGGATCGCGGCCTGTGGGCGCAGGATTTCCCACTGCTGGCGGTGGGGCTCCTGCCGGTCTTCTACCCCTACATCCAGGACAACATCGGCGAAGCAATCCAGGCCAGGCGGCGGGGCCGCGCCGTCACCGTCAGCCACCAGACCCCGGCCTTCGCGCCCGCGGGGCTGTACGACGAACTGCGCGATCTTCACGCGCTGGTCCACGAATACGGTCAGCTCGACGATGGCGCCACCCGCGACCGCACCGTCGAACGCATCCGTGCCGCCGCCATCGCCGCGGGAATCGCCGGTGATCTGGAATGGGACGAGGGGCGCATGGACGCCGATTTCCCCGGCCTCCTCGCCGTGCTCCACGACCATCTGCACGAGCTGGCCCGCCACGCCATGCCGCTCGGGCTGCACGGGTTCGGCGATCCGGCGGCCCCCGAGCATCGCCTCGCCACGGTGATGCAGCAGCTTGGCGAGCCTTTCTACCGCAGTCTCGGCCTCGACCCGCAGGAGGTTTTCGCCGGGGACTTCACCGCCCTCAAGGAAACGGAACCCTACCGCCTGCTGCACCGCCATCTGCGGGACGGCGTTCCGCTGGACGGCATCGCCGACCCGGAGCTGCGCGGCCTGCTGGAGAGGGCCGCTGCGCTCGACCGCCATCTGGCCGATCCGCAGGAGTTGGAGGCGCTGCTGACCGGGCTGTCCGGCGGCTTCGTGCGTGCCGGACCGGGCGGCGATCCGGTGCGCAACCCCGATGTGCCGAGCGGGCGCAACATCGCCGCCTTCGAGCCGGACAAGATCCCGACCCGCGCGGCCTACGAGGCCGGCGCCGACGCCTTGGCCAAGCTGATCGACAGCTACCGGGCCGAGCACGACGGAGCGGCGCCGGAAAAGATTGCCGTTTCGCTGTGGTCGTCGGAGGCGATGCGCCATCTCGGCGTTCTGGAAAGCCAGGTGCTCCACGCGCTGGGCCTGCGCCCGGTGTGGGACGGCGGGGGCCGGGTCACGGCGCTGGAGATCGTTCCCGCTGCCGAACTGGGGCGCCCACGCATCGACGTCGTGCTCCAGGTGACCAGCGTCTACCGCGACCAGTTCGACGGCTTCATGCGCCTGCTGGCCGGGGCCATCGACCGTCTGGCCCGTCTGGACGAGCCGGACAACGCCGTGGCGCGCCACAGCGCAGAGACAGCGCGGAGCCTGATCGGGCTGGGCGTGGCGCCCGAACGGGCGCAGAACCTGGCCGGGCTACGGCTGTTCGGCAACGAGCCGGGCGATTACGGCAGCGGCCTGCCGGATGCGGTGCTCGATTCCACCCATTGGAATCACGACACCGCGCTGGCCGACGCCTTCCTCGACCGGCTGCAATACGCCTACGGTGCGCGGGAGTGGGGCTTGCGGCTGCCCCCGGACGCCGGGAACCTCCTCGCCGAGAATCTGCGCGGCGTCCAGGCGGCGGTGCTCGCCCGCTCCTCGCGGCTGCACGGGGTGCTGTCCACCGACCATCCCTTCGAGTATCTCGGCGGGCTGGCGCTGGCGGTGCGGCGCCTCGACGGCGAAAGCCCGTCGCTCTACATCGCCGACCTGCGGGAGTCGCAGGCGCGCGTCACCGGAGCTGCCCGCTTTCTGGCCGACGAACTGCGCGTGCGGTACCTCAACCCGCACTGGATCGGCGCCATGCAGGCCGAGGGCTACGCCGGCACCACCGAGATCGTGAAGACGGTCAACAACCTGTGGGGCTGGCAGGTGACCGCGCCGGAGACGGTGCGGGCCGACCAGTGGCAGGCGGTCCACGACACCTACATCCGCGACCGCCGCAATCTCGGCCTCGACGGCTGGTTCGAGAAGCACAACCCCACGGCACAGGCGCAGGTGATCGAACGGATGGCCGAGGCGATCCGCAAGGGCTATTGGGACGCCGACGAGCAGACCCGCCGCGACCTGGCCGAACGCTGGCAGGCCCTGGTGCGCGACCACGGGGTGAGCACCGGGGCATCGGCAACGACGGCGTTCATGGAGGCCATGGCCGCCGGCTATGCCCCGGCACCTGAGCCGTCCGTTCCCACCCCTCCCGCCGAAGCCGCGGCGTCCGAAGCGGTTTCCGAAACCGTCCAGGGGCAGGTGATGACGCCGGTCCGGGCGGACGGCGGAAACGATCCGGCGGCGTGGCGCGTGTGGGCCGGGATGGCCTTTCTCTTCCTTTTCGTGCTGGGCGGAGCCGCCCGTCAGGCCGGCGTCAACCGCCGCCTCCCTTCTTCGAGGACTTTGACATGA
- a CDS encoding MotA/TolQ/ExbB proton channel family protein: MTILESGLYDIARLFLLPVLLLILASLAYSLWALGAFAVEAWQRRRGVHRSPLIAHRHRTGCGSDDLELWIMKRLEWLRVVARSAPMLGLVATMIPMGPALLALIRNDAQGIGENLTVAFSAVILALVAASIAFFILTFRRRWLLEDLRAVERSLAEAGGAG, encoded by the coding sequence ATGACCATCCTGGAAAGCGGGCTCTACGACATCGCCCGCCTGTTCCTGCTGCCCGTCCTGCTGCTGATCCTGGCGTCGCTGGCCTACAGCTTGTGGGCGCTGGGGGCCTTCGCGGTGGAGGCGTGGCAACGCCGCCGCGGCGTGCACCGCTCGCCGCTGATCGCGCACCGCCACCGCACGGGATGCGGCAGCGACGATCTGGAGCTGTGGATCATGAAGCGGCTGGAGTGGCTGCGGGTGGTGGCCCGCAGCGCGCCGATGCTGGGGCTGGTGGCGACGATGATCCCCATGGGGCCGGCCCTGCTGGCCCTGATCCGCAACGACGCCCAGGGCATCGGCGAGAACCTGACGGTGGCCTTCTCCGCGGTGATCCTGGCGCTGGTCGCGGCCAGCATCGCCTTCTTCATCCTGACCTTCCGCCGCCGCTGGCTGCTGGAGGATCTGCGGGCGGTCGAGCGGTCCCTGGCCGAAGCCGGAGGAGCCGGCTGA
- a CDS encoding DUF2149 domain-containing protein: MRFLDHDDADDPILSVVNLIDLFLVVIGILMIVIVRNPLNPFSSTKAVMVENPGEVDMRITVKDGQELTRYESTGAIGEGKGIRAGTTYRLPDGRLIYVPETAAPGTP; the protein is encoded by the coding sequence ATGCGCTTTCTCGACCATGACGACGCCGACGATCCGATCCTGTCGGTGGTCAACCTGATCGACCTGTTCCTGGTGGTCATCGGCATCCTGATGATCGTCATCGTGCGCAACCCGCTCAACCCGTTCTCATCCACCAAGGCCGTCATGGTGGAGAATCCCGGCGAAGTCGACATGCGCATCACGGTGAAGGATGGACAGGAACTGACCCGTTATGAATCGACCGGGGCCATCGGGGAGGGCAAGGGAATCCGGGCGGGAACGACCTACCGTCTGCCGGACGGCCGCTTGATCTACGTGCCCGAAACGGCCGCTCCGGGCACGCCGTGA
- a CDS encoding ABC transporter substrate-binding protein, with the protein MIPFCLRGLAPILALATGIGGAHAQDHPVEVANCFETARFAAPPKRPMVHDTNMTQTMLDLGLADRLVAVSGIEGAEHRLIAPPGVVEALPRLPDRSPSLEAVLSADPDFLFAGWSYGFSEARGLTPARLAEMGVATYTLRESCIRIGPREPIGMDTLYADLLALGNIFGIAERAEAMVADFRRRVAAVTDRTGTIADRPRVMYCDHCHTDGAPVSVGREGMTSLLMELAGGRNIFDDIPNSYVRVSWEEMVRRDPQWIIVSDHRVPAEAAIRHLTAAPQLADVEAVRKRQFIVLTYAEQTPSTRNVEALERMARTLHPERFAP; encoded by the coding sequence ATGATCCCGTTTTGCCTCCGCGGCCTCGCCCCGATTCTCGCCCTGGCGACCGGGATCGGCGGCGCCCATGCCCAGGACCATCCGGTCGAGGTCGCCAACTGCTTCGAGACGGCCCGCTTCGCCGCACCTCCCAAGCGCCCGATGGTGCACGACACCAACATGACTCAGACCATGCTGGACCTCGGGCTGGCGGACCGGCTGGTCGCCGTCTCCGGAATCGAGGGGGCCGAGCACCGGCTGATCGCGCCGCCCGGCGTGGTGGAAGCTCTGCCCCGGCTGCCCGACCGGTCCCCGAGCCTGGAGGCGGTGCTGTCCGCCGATCCCGACTTCCTGTTCGCGGGCTGGAGCTACGGCTTCAGCGAGGCGCGCGGTCTTACCCCGGCCCGGCTGGCGGAGATGGGGGTCGCCACCTACACGCTGCGGGAAAGCTGCATCCGCATCGGTCCCCGCGAGCCGATCGGCATGGACACGCTCTACGCCGACCTGCTGGCGCTCGGAAACATCTTCGGCATCGCGGAGCGCGCCGAGGCCATGGTGGCCGATTTCCGCCGCCGCGTCGCCGCGGTGACCGACCGCACCGGCACGATCGCGGACCGGCCCCGCGTGATGTATTGCGACCACTGCCACACCGACGGCGCGCCGGTGTCGGTGGGGCGCGAGGGGATGACCAGCCTGCTGATGGAGCTGGCCGGCGGACGCAACATCTTCGACGACATTCCCAACAGCTACGTCCGGGTCAGTTGGGAGGAGATGGTGCGGCGCGACCCGCAATGGATCATCGTCAGCGACCACCGCGTCCCCGCCGAGGCCGCCATCCGCCACCTGACCGCCGCCCCGCAACTGGCCGACGTCGAGGCGGTGCGCAAGCGCCAATTCATCGTGCTGACCTACGCCGAGCAGACGCCCTCCACCCGCAACGTCGAAGCGCTGGAACGGATGGCGCGGACGCTCCACCCGGAGCGCTTCGCTCCATGA
- a CDS encoding FecCD family ABC transporter permease translates to MSRSRLLHLSLALAAAVVLSTVAAVGFGAAAIPIPKVWAVIAHELWPSLAPPADASRAERNIVWELRLPRVLLGALAGAGLAAVGAVLQVVTRNPLADPYLFGVSAGASVGAVLVILYAGTVAGTIGLPAAAFLGALAAMLAVFAAARERDGVVTSERLVLTGVAVAFILSAVTNALIVTGTDRGADSALFWMMGGFGTARWSVLPIPAGLTVAGLVWLWLRAETINTLALGDDAARSLGTDPDRLRLELFVVTALMTGALVSACGGIGFVGLVLPHIARMLVGGHLRALLPVAALGGALLLLWVDVAARSLFAPREIPVGVVTALVGGAFFLWLMRRRPAA, encoded by the coding sequence ATGAGCCGGTCACGCCTGCTGCACCTGTCCCTGGCGCTGGCCGCCGCTGTGGTCCTGTCCACGGTCGCCGCCGTCGGCTTCGGCGCCGCCGCCATTCCCATCCCCAAGGTCTGGGCGGTGATCGCGCACGAGCTGTGGCCGTCGCTGGCCCCGCCTGCCGACGCCAGCCGGGCCGAGCGCAACATCGTCTGGGAATTGCGTCTGCCGCGCGTGCTGCTGGGCGCCTTGGCGGGGGCCGGATTGGCGGCGGTGGGCGCCGTGCTCCAGGTCGTGACGCGCAACCCGCTGGCCGACCCCTACCTGTTCGGCGTATCGGCGGGCGCCTCGGTGGGGGCGGTGCTGGTGATCCTGTATGCCGGGACGGTCGCGGGGACCATCGGCCTGCCGGCTGCCGCCTTCCTGGGCGCGCTCGCCGCCATGCTGGCCGTCTTCGCGGCGGCGCGCGAGCGTGACGGGGTGGTGACCAGCGAGCGGCTGGTCCTGACCGGAGTCGCGGTCGCCTTCATCCTGAGCGCCGTCACCAACGCCCTGATCGTCACGGGGACGGATCGCGGCGCCGATTCCGCGCTGTTCTGGATGATGGGCGGCTTCGGCACCGCGCGCTGGAGCGTCCTGCCCATTCCCGCCGGGCTGACCGTCGCCGGGCTGGTGTGGCTGTGGCTGCGCGCCGAGACCATCAACACCCTGGCGCTGGGCGACGACGCGGCCCGCTCGCTCGGCACCGACCCGGACCGCCTGCGGCTGGAGCTGTTCGTGGTCACCGCGCTGATGACCGGCGCGCTGGTGTCGGCCTGCGGCGGCATCGGCTTCGTCGGGCTGGTCCTGCCCCACATCGCCCGGATGCTGGTGGGCGGCCATCTGCGGGCGCTGCTGCCGGTGGCGGCGCTGGGTGGCGCGCTGCTTCTCCTGTGGGTGGACGTCGCCGCCCGCAGCCTGTTCGCCCCGCGCGAGATTCCCGTCGGCGTCGTCACGGCGCTCGTCGGCGGCGCCTTCTTCCTGTGGCTCATGCGCCGCCGTCCGGCGGCGTGA
- a CDS encoding (2Fe-2S) ferredoxin domain-containing protein: protein MTSPQPAPARAIVLYGRASFDHGQNLKALAASLADLHTARDATVTVRTAYADLSGPALPAVLADLERAGATEALVIPSMVPADPSLSAWLPGALSHWAGTQGSRMTVRLAPPVESALDLPAALDRIAAGPAEALADVRETDPSLGKPGWSTIPEHGRQLFVCVGARCLHRGADALYQRLRETMKGHRALNAGPHRVMCARTSCLYPCNRGPLLVVQPDAVWYGDLTPERIDRIVHGHLLTGHPSTEDVLHRNPPPEEPAMG from the coding sequence GTGACCTCGCCCCAACCCGCGCCCGCGCGTGCCATCGTGCTCTACGGACGCGCGTCCTTCGACCATGGGCAGAATTTGAAGGCGCTCGCGGCGTCCCTTGCCGACCTCCACACTGCGCGCGACGCGACGGTGACGGTGAGGACCGCCTACGCCGACCTGTCCGGCCCCGCCCTGCCGGCGGTGCTTGCGGACCTGGAACGGGCGGGCGCGACCGAAGCGCTGGTGATCCCCAGCATGGTGCCCGCCGACCCCAGCCTGTCGGCGTGGTTGCCGGGCGCGCTCAGCCACTGGGCCGGCACGCAGGGCTCCCGAATGACGGTCCGTCTGGCGCCGCCGGTGGAAAGCGCGCTGGACCTGCCCGCCGCCCTCGACCGCATCGCCGCTGGTCCGGCGGAAGCGCTGGCCGACGTCCGCGAGACGGACCCCAGCCTGGGCAAGCCCGGCTGGTCGACCATCCCCGAGCATGGCCGGCAGCTCTTCGTCTGCGTCGGCGCACGCTGCCTGCACCGCGGAGCCGACGCGCTGTATCAGCGTCTGCGCGAGACGATGAAAGGTCACCGCGCCCTGAACGCCGGCCCGCACCGGGTGATGTGTGCGCGGACGAGTTGCCTCTACCCCTGCAACCGCGGCCCGTTGCTGGTCGTCCAGCCCGATGCGGTCTGGTACGGCGACCTGACGCCGGAGCGGATCGACCGCATCGTCCATGGCCATCTGCTGACCGGTCACCCGTCCACGGAGGATGTCCTGCATCGCAACCCGCCGCCGGAGGAGCCGGCCATGGGCTGA
- a CDS encoding TonB-dependent receptor produces the protein MSAFPARLERLRSRSLAPLLLLSASFGPGAALAEDAEAPVTLPPVTVTGERPASAGLALDVPNSGGSRLGLTPLETPASVEVISGQTIRDRGQTSVTEAVTQNATGFTSLAAPGNGGSSLATRGFSGHGSVMQLHDGTRLYVGSGTVTFPFDTWSTERIEVLRGPASVLYGEGAIGGVVNVVPKRPTTDVRNEAMVAIGTDAQRRAAFGSGGPLSETLSYRLDVSGNRSNGWVDRGDTKNLALSGAVTFRATPDVSVTLSNDYGDQQPQEYFGTPLINGDLDRALRHRNFNVGDSAIRYRDNWTQLKAEWTVSDALTLRNTAYHLTSHRHWKNVESYAWNATTRRVNRSSYIEIYHDQRQVGDRFDATWRSRLFGMKNELVGGFDVNRINFQNSSNSPYGGTSSVDPFDPSPGLFVNLAGTRPRLRSKTDQYALFLEDRLSVTDQLALVGGLRYDAPSIHREDPVAGTSFDKDFHATIWRAGTVYEVVPGLALYGQYATAVDPVGNLISLSPAQKDFDLSTGRQIEVGVKQSFLEGRGEWTLAAYHIVKDKLLTTDPNQPGVTIQVGQQSSRGLEASLSLGLWEGVRVDVNGALLRAKYDDFSQTVSGRAVSYAGNVPTGVPERTANAWASWAFMPGWEARAGVQYVGKTYADAANTTVRPAYTVVNAGLDYRPTANTKLSLRAFNLFDEVYAVSGGTTSWVLGRPRSAELAFSMTF, from the coding sequence ATGTCCGCGTTTCCCGCCCGCCTCGAACGCCTCCGCTCAAGGTCCCTGGCGCCATTGCTCCTGCTGTCGGCCTCCTTCGGTCCGGGCGCGGCCCTCGCGGAGGACGCCGAAGCGCCGGTGACGCTGCCTCCCGTCACCGTCACCGGTGAGCGTCCGGCCTCCGCCGGGCTTGCGCTCGACGTTCCAAACAGCGGGGGCAGCCGCTTAGGCCTTACCCCCCTGGAAACGCCGGCCAGCGTCGAGGTGATCTCCGGCCAGACCATCCGCGACCGTGGGCAGACCAGCGTGACCGAGGCCGTCACGCAGAACGCCACCGGCTTCACCTCGCTGGCGGCACCCGGCAACGGCGGCTCGTCGCTGGCGACGCGCGGCTTCTCCGGCCACGGCTCTGTGATGCAGCTCCACGACGGCACGCGGCTCTATGTCGGATCGGGCACCGTCACCTTCCCCTTCGACACCTGGTCGACGGAGCGCATCGAGGTGCTGCGCGGCCCGGCCTCCGTCCTCTACGGCGAGGGGGCGATCGGCGGCGTCGTCAACGTGGTGCCCAAGCGTCCGACCACCGATGTCCGCAACGAAGCCATGGTCGCCATCGGCACCGATGCCCAGCGCCGGGCCGCCTTCGGCAGCGGCGGGCCGCTGAGCGAGACGCTGTCCTACCGCCTCGACGTGAGCGGCAACCGGTCCAACGGCTGGGTCGACCGGGGTGACACGAAGAACCTCGCACTGTCCGGGGCGGTGACGTTCCGAGCCACGCCGGACGTCTCCGTCACCCTCTCCAACGATTACGGCGACCAGCAGCCGCAGGAGTATTTCGGGACGCCGCTCATCAATGGCGACCTCGACCGGGCGCTGCGGCACCGCAATTTCAACGTGGGCGACAGCGCGATCCGCTACCGTGACAACTGGACCCAGCTCAAGGCCGAATGGACGGTGTCCGACGCGCTCACCCTGCGCAACACCGCCTATCACCTGACCAGCCACCGGCATTGGAAGAACGTGGAGAGCTACGCCTGGAACGCCACAACACGGCGGGTCAACCGCAGCAGCTACATCGAGATCTATCATGACCAGCGGCAGGTCGGCGACCGCTTCGACGCGACGTGGCGCAGCCGCCTGTTCGGCATGAAGAACGAGCTGGTCGGCGGCTTCGACGTCAACCGCATCAACTTCCAGAACAGCAGCAACTCGCCCTATGGCGGGACCAGCAGCGTCGATCCCTTCGACCCGTCGCCCGGCCTGTTCGTCAACCTCGCCGGCACGAGGCCGCGGCTGCGGTCGAAGACCGACCAGTACGCGCTGTTCCTTGAGGATCGCCTGTCGGTGACCGACCAGCTGGCATTGGTCGGCGGGTTGCGTTACGACGCGCCGTCGATCCACCGCGAGGACCCCGTCGCCGGCACCAGCTTCGACAAGGATTTTCACGCCACCATTTGGCGGGCCGGCACGGTCTACGAGGTGGTTCCCGGCCTCGCCCTTTACGGACAGTACGCCACGGCGGTCGATCCGGTCGGCAACCTGATCTCGCTGTCACCGGCCCAGAAGGACTTCGATCTGTCCACCGGCCGTCAGATCGAGGTCGGCGTCAAGCAGTCCTTCCTGGAGGGACGCGGCGAATGGACACTCGCCGCCTACCACATCGTCAAGGATAAGCTGCTCACCACCGACCCCAATCAGCCGGGGGTCACCATCCAGGTCGGCCAGCAGTCGTCGCGGGGATTGGAGGCGTCGCTGTCGCTCGGCCTGTGGGAGGGGGTGCGGGTGGACGTGAACGGCGCGCTGCTGCGGGCGAAGTACGACGACTTCTCCCAGACGGTGTCGGGCCGTGCGGTGTCCTACGCCGGCAACGTGCCGACCGGCGTGCCGGAGCGCACTGCCAACGCCTGGGCGAGTTGGGCCTTCATGCCGGGCTGGGAAGCGCGGGCGGGCGTGCAATATGTCGGCAAGACCTACGCCGATGCCGCCAACACCACCGTCCGGCCCGCCTACACGGTGGTCAACGCCGGTCTGGACTACCGCCCGACCGCCAACACCAAGCTCAGCCTGCGCGCCTTCAACCTGTTCGACGAGGTCTACGCGGTGAGCGGCGGAACGACGAGCTGGGTGCTGGGCCGTCCGCGCTCCGCCGAATTGGCCTTCTCCATGACGTTCTGA